ACTTCGAGCAAAGTCACCATACTAGTCACCACCCACCTCATGGAGGAGGCCGAGCGCTGCGACAGGCTCGTCCTCCTCGACCAGGGAAAAATAGCGGCCCAGGGCGCTCCCTTGGAGCTCAAGTCCGAGATCGGCGGGGACGTGATCTCTATCGAGGCGGAAAACCCCCCGGCCCTACAAGGCCAGATACGGGAGCGCTTCTCTTTGGAGGCAAGCCTCGTGGACGGGCTCCTGCGCCTGGAAAAAAAGGAAGGCCACGCCTTCATCCCCCAGCTCGTGGAGTCTTTTCCAGGGGCGATCAAGACCGTGAGCCTGTCAAAGCCCAGCCTCGAGGACGTGTTCATCCACCACACCGGCCGGCGCTTCTGGGCGCCGGGGGAGAGGGCGTGAGCCGGCTTCTTCCGGTTTGGACCTTGTGCGAGCGGGAGCTCGTGCGCTTCTACCGCGACAAGAGCCGCGTCATCGGGGCGCTTACCCCGCCCATCGTTTTCTGGTTCCTCATCGGCTCGGGGCTCGGCGCCTCTTTTCGCATGCCGGGCTCCGCCCAGGGCATGACCTTCCTCCAATACTTCTTCTCGGGGACCTTGGTGCTGATCGTGCTCTTCACCTCGGTGTTCTCCACCATCTCCATCATAGAGGACAGGCATGGGGGCTTCCTCCAGACCGTTCTGGTGGCTCCCATCCCGCGCCTGAGCCTGGTGCTGGGCAAGGTCCTGGGGGCCTCGGTGGTGGGCTTCCTGCAAGGGCTGTCCTTCCTGATTTTCGCCCAGCCCGCCGGCATCCCGGTCACGGCCTCGGGCTACGCCTTGGCCGCGCTCACTTTGGGGCTTTGCTCTCTCAGCCTCACCGGGATCGGCTTCTGCATCGCCTGGCTGCTCGACTCAACCCAGGGCTTCCACGCGATCATGAACCTCTTCCTCATCCCCATGTGGATGCTCTCCGGAGCTCTATTCCCCATCGCCACGGCCCCCCATTGGCTGCAGGCCGTGATGAAAATCAACCCCGTGACCTACGGGGTCTCCGCCCTCCAGCAGTCCTTGGCCCTGGGCGGGCTCTCGGCCGCGCCCCTGGCTCCCCTGGGCTTTTGCCTCGTTGTCCTCACCGCCACGGGGGCCTTGGTCCTGGCGGGCTCGGCGTGGCTAGTCTGCCGGCGGCCTGGGCCTTAAGGGCAACTCAAACTGGGCCTTTAGTCTCATACTAGGAGGGAGGCAAGTTGATTATGATGAGTTGTGGTAAAGTCTTCAATCTTGATTCTTTCAGCCGCTCTCGGCCTGGCTTTCAGAGCGGAGGCCCTACTCCCCAATAAAATCAATTCAGACCCGCCGCATACCAGCGAGCGCGCGGTGGAGAAAGCGGTCGAGGCCAATCAGGATCTGAAGAATTTCGTCAAGACCCTCGACCTGTCTTGCGCCTCGGAAGCATTGATAAAAGCGCTCTACGACATCCTAGACGAGTTCGCCCAAACGACGCACCAAGCCCAAGAAGCATTCTTGGCCGTCCAGGAGACGCGCGAGGACGTGATCCATGGCGCTGACCCTGATTCGGTGCTGGAGACGGTCTGGGGCGGGCTGGGGCTGGTCAAGCCCAAGGGCGGGCATTATATATGGATCGAGCCCCATGTGCCTGAAATCAGGAACTTGCGGGAACGGCTTCTCTTCTCCAACCTAGCCCTGGCGCATTTGGCGACCAAGGTGGCGTTCAACAACATGGAGCGGGCTCAAATCGAGACTCTGAAGGAAATCAGGACCTTGGCCCTCGAGTTCAAGGCCAAAGGCTGGCAGGAAAGCCGGCGCCTGCCCGACTTTGCTCCCTACGAGGAGAATCTGGAGGCGGGTCTCAGGAATTGGGCGGAATTGGACCGGGAAATGGAGGCGCTAAAACCGGGCGCTCCCGCCGCCTTCCTTGAAGGGCTGGAAAGATTGTCCGGAGCCGCCATTTATCGCTTATTGCCGGTCCCCCAAGACGAGGGGGCCGGCGGAAGTTACTGACCTCCGCCGGCCTCGAAGCTCTCCCTTGCAACCGATTATTGATGGTCGCCGTGCTTCTCCCCAGCGGGGATGCCTTCGGCGTGCTGATGCATTTTCTCGGCCTTATGGTGCATGTGCGCGGCGCGGCGCTCCAGCTTCTCGGCGCGCTTTTCCAGCCTCTTGGCGCGGCGCTCCGCGCGATGGTGCTTGCGCGCTTTGGGATTGCCGGGAATGGCCGGCCTTTCACCCGGAACCGCGGGCTGGGTACCCGAGGGGGTCTGCTCCGGGGGAGCGGATTGGGTGTTCTCCTGGGCAAAGGCGGCCAAGGACAAGGAAAGGATGCCTGCCAACAACGCCATTTTTCTCATGTGAATCTCCTTGCGAAAGCGTATTTTGGACGCCAGACGCTTGCCCGAATATATTAGAATAAAAAAATGGTCTTGGAACCCTTGAGCAGCGTGGCAAGCCTCGCCTTTTACCGCGAGGTGGCCAAGAAATCCCTCGGGCGGGTGTTCCTCTATCTATGCTATCTATCGCTGCTTTTCTCCCTCGCGGCCACTGTGGCCTTCAAGGTCAAGGTCGGCCCGGCCATAGACGACACCTTCCAGTGGCTGGCAAGCTCAACACCCCCCTTGACTTTCGAGGGCGGAAAGCTTTCCTCTACCGCGCCCCAGCCGCTCACCATCCGGCACCCGAAGATCCCCGAGATCGCGGTCACCATAGACACGGCGCGCGCCGAGCCGGTGACGCCCGAGACTCTCGCGGCCGGAAAGGTTTCGGCATATCTTACCGCCAACGCCCTCTACATCATGAAAAACCGCGGCCAACTGGCCGTCCATGACTTCAGCACGGCCGTTTCCCCCAAGCCGGTGGTCATAGGCCCGGCCTTTTTCCGGGAGGCCCAGCAAGCCTTGAGCCGCTTCCTCTATCCCATCGTCTTCGCCGGGATTTTCCTGCTCTTCCTAGCCTGGAAGGCCTGGGCAACCTTGCTTTATTCCCTGCTGGCCCTGCTGTTCAACGCCGCGGCGGGAACAAATCTCTCCTATCGCTCTTTGCTTGGGATTTGCGTCTACGCCCAGACCTTGGCGGCGGGGCTACAAGCCGCGTGGTTCTTCCTGCCCGTGGCTCCGCCCTACTTTTTTCTGGCGGGGCTCGCCCTCAACAGCACGTACATACTTCTCGCCGTCCTCAAGAACCGGGAGCCGGCGGTTCCCATGCAGAACGTCTAGGCGCGATGGCGCGCTTCCTCCATCTGGCTTGGGCCCTGCTCTTGGGCGGCTGCTCCCTTATCGCGGGTCCCTTTTCCCTCTCCGGAACCATCACCATCGCGGCCCCGCTCCAGAACAAGCTGCCCCGAAACAACTCCGTGCTGTTCGTCGTGGCCAAGAATCAGGGAGGAGTGCCCGTCGCGGTGCGGCGCATCGTCAATCCGCAGTTTCCGGTCTCCTTCAGCCTGGGGCAGGAGGACTTGCTGGTGCCGGGCTCGCGCCCGCAAGGACCATTGAGCCTTCACGTCCAGATGAACACCCACGGCAATGTCGGCAAGCCGATCAAGGGAGATCTGGAGGGAAAGCTTCCC
The window above is part of the Elusimicrobiota bacterium genome. Proteins encoded here:
- a CDS encoding ABC transporter permease, giving the protein MSRLLPVWTLCERELVRFYRDKSRVIGALTPPIVFWFLIGSGLGASFRMPGSAQGMTFLQYFFSGTLVLIVLFTSVFSTISIIEDRHGGFLQTVLVAPIPRLSLVLGKVLGASVVGFLQGLSFLIFAQPAGIPVTASGYALAALTLGLCSLSLTGIGFCIAWLLDSTQGFHAIMNLFLIPMWMLSGALFPIATAPHWLQAVMKINPVTYGVSALQQSLALGGLSAAPLAPLGFCLVVLTATGALVLAGSAWLVCRRPGP
- a CDS encoding DUF1189 family protein, translating into MVLEPLSSVASLAFYREVAKKSLGRVFLYLCYLSLLFSLAATVAFKVKVGPAIDDTFQWLASSTPPLTFEGGKLSSTAPQPLTIRHPKIPEIAVTIDTARAEPVTPETLAAGKVSAYLTANALYIMKNRGQLAVHDFSTAVSPKPVVIGPAFFREAQQALSRFLYPIVFAGIFLLFLAWKAWATLLYSLLALLFNAAAGTNLSYRSLLGICVYAQTLAAGLQAAWFFLPVAPPYFFLAGLALNSTYILLAVLKNREPAVPMQNV